A single region of the Candidatus Paceibacterota bacterium genome encodes:
- a CDS encoding alpha-galactosidase, whose translation MRRFLPAGLRAFWVLAILLWLGGGNGAASEAPAPRMVESNGVLRARGPVFAWEWSRKTDVFQIADASGRRIVRGKLQPEVIIQNAAGARQSQLGRLAEYQCQSNSVSARYTNLIDAASLTVTMRFDPAAIWVEPIRYANASSNDIVELRYFSENEKPNLACHYAVIPGLEDSAAVSPIVAGGVGLNLTSWLGRGGPPSLGMHQQWGLPVHYFCGFERGAKPRQAGSLKEGLSDAFCLGLASLPAGDLHLLTARGYHSLIVSTRSDLWHHLRGPKPLELGAKLVFAFGPDFRKAIGSYYARLAETGVIEIPQRSPRKEAAMAAPQFNTWAEQVATDTHGRNLTERALTGMYDRMRALGMQPGMFVIDDQWEGTYGNLQHSEERLPGFERFLERVRGDGLRVGLWAAFMRCENPAELGLTPANMLRGIDGKPIRRGRYYLLDYTQAEVQAGLRERARRFIRRYQPDLVKFDFGYEIPSLAMAAPRDMNSAGERMLLKGLEVVVEAMRQENPDIVLMYYSLSPLLTKYIDLHSPDDLYVNAGEYDLEANRRFYFSSVLAEIGMPTYGSGGYDWETMPAIWFDSALIGTLGSLQPLGVDERGGTGTPERIAKFNGLAHLLRAASQFRIEVLGDRPVFAATRAAHATSWARYEGDELMGVALRDRAWPQAGIEATAPLVIAARGKTGLHSAQQLGLVPYGDGELELKHDGANGRFPVRCHLFGGGSDAGHATITDGVLKLPFKEQTDTGKPIEWIEIDLAASLLRPGETKARDSRP comes from the coding sequence ATGAGAAGATTCCTGCCGGCTGGGTTGCGCGCATTCTGGGTGTTGGCGATTCTGTTGTGGTTGGGCGGCGGCAACGGCGCGGCTTCCGAGGCGCCGGCTCCGCGAATGGTTGAATCCAATGGTGTTCTCCGCGCGCGCGGCCCGGTCTTCGCCTGGGAGTGGTCGCGCAAAACCGACGTCTTTCAAATCGCCGATGCCAGCGGCCGGCGCATAGTGAGAGGCAAGCTGCAACCGGAGGTGATCATCCAAAATGCCGCCGGGGCACGGCAATCCCAATTGGGCCGACTGGCGGAGTATCAATGCCAGTCCAATTCCGTCTCAGCTCGGTACACCAACTTGATCGACGCCGCCTCGCTCACCGTCACGATGCGGTTTGATCCGGCGGCGATATGGGTCGAGCCCATTCGTTACGCAAACGCCTCCAGCAATGACATCGTTGAGCTGCGTTATTTCTCTGAGAATGAAAAGCCCAACCTGGCGTGTCACTATGCGGTGATCCCCGGCCTCGAAGACTCGGCGGCGGTCAGCCCGATCGTCGCCGGCGGCGTTGGACTGAACCTGACCAGTTGGCTGGGGCGGGGCGGCCCGCCGAGTTTGGGCATGCATCAACAATGGGGATTGCCGGTGCATTATTTCTGCGGCTTCGAACGGGGCGCCAAACCCCGGCAGGCAGGCTCGTTGAAGGAAGGCCTGTCCGATGCATTCTGCCTCGGGCTGGCCAGCCTGCCGGCGGGTGACCTCCATCTGCTGACCGCCCGCGGCTACCACAGTCTCATCGTCAGCACCCGCAGCGACCTCTGGCATCATCTGCGCGGCCCGAAACCGCTTGAACTCGGCGCGAAGCTCGTGTTTGCCTTCGGCCCGGATTTCCGCAAGGCCATTGGTTCGTATTACGCGCGGCTGGCGGAAACGGGCGTAATCGAGATCCCGCAACGGTCCCCGCGCAAGGAGGCCGCCATGGCCGCTCCTCAATTCAACACCTGGGCCGAGCAGGTCGCCACCGACACCCACGGACGGAACCTGACCGAGCGCGCCCTGACGGGGATGTATGACCGGATGCGGGCGCTGGGCATGCAGCCGGGCATGTTCGTCATTGATGATCAATGGGAGGGCACCTACGGCAACCTGCAACACTCCGAGGAGCGCCTGCCCGGTTTCGAGCGGTTCCTGGAGCGCGTGCGCGGCGACGGCTTGCGCGTAGGCCTGTGGGCCGCGTTCATGCGCTGCGAGAATCCCGCCGAGCTGGGCCTCACCCCGGCGAACATGCTGCGGGGCATTGACGGCAAACCGATCCGGCGCGGACGCTACTACCTCCTGGATTACACACAGGCCGAAGTGCAGGCAGGATTACGCGAGCGGGCACGGCGTTTTATCCGTCGCTACCAGCCGGATCTGGTGAAGTTCGACTTCGGCTACGAGATCCCTTCCCTGGCCATGGCCGCACCACGGGACATGAACAGCGCCGGCGAGCGCATGCTGCTCAAGGGCCTGGAGGTGGTGGTAGAAGCGATGCGCCAGGAAAACCCCGACATCGTATTGATGTATTACAGCCTGTCCCCGCTGCTCACCAAGTACATTGACCTCCATAGTCCGGACGACCTCTACGTGAATGCCGGTGAATATGATCTCGAAGCCAACCGACGTTTCTACTTCAGCAGCGTGCTGGCGGAGATTGGCATGCCTACGTACGGCTCCGGCGGTTATGACTGGGAAACCATGCCTGCCATCTGGTTTGACTCGGCTCTCATCGGCACTCTCGGCTCCCTCCAACCGCTTGGGGTGGACGAGCGCGGCGGTACCGGCACCCCCGAGCGCATCGCGAAGTTCAACGGCCTGGCCCACCTCTTGCGCGCGGCGTCCCAATTCCGCATCGAAGTCCTCGGCGACCGGCCCGTCTTCGCGGCCACACGCGCGGCCCACGCCACCTCCTGGGCCCGCTATGAGGGCGATGAACTCATGGGCGTTGCCTTGCGTGACCGCGCCTGGCCACAGGCGGGCATTGAAGCTACGGCACCCCTGGTAATTGCCGCTCGGGGAAAGACCGGGCTCCACAGCGCTCAACAGCTTGGGCTGGTTCCTTATGGCGATGGCGAACTTGAACTCAAGCACGACGGCGCCAACGGCCGATTTCCCGTCCGCTGCCACCTGTTTGGCGGCGGCTCCGATGCGGGCCATGCCACCATAACGGATGGTGTCCTGAAACTGCCCTTCAAGGAGCAGACCGACACCGGAAAGCCCATTGAATGGATTGAAATTGACCTCGCCGCCAGCCTCCTCCGCCCAGGAGAAACCAAGGCGAGGGATTCGCGGCCGTAG
- a CDS encoding FAD-linked oxidase C-terminal domain-containing protein: MSDTLHRLAALLPPDRLLTRPAQLAAYESDALTAYRTRPLAVAIPETTDEVVALVRFCHQERLPFVARGSGTSLSGGSLPVADGIVIALNRLTRIRRLDAAQRIAIVEPGVVNAQVSLAAAPHGLHYAPDPSSALICTIGGNVAFNSGGAHCLKYGMTANHILGIKAVLPTGEVVEWGSASREQIGPDWCGLFNGNEGLFGIALEITLQLLPRAECYHTVLAGYRTLEQAGDAVSAVIASGLLPGAIEIMDALALDAAVAAVHSEYPPGCGAVLIVELEGPREVVATDRVRLDAIIAGSKPIEMRPARDADERMIIWKGRKSAFSAVGRLSPDFIVQDGVVPRRRLGEALRRIGEMSRETGIRVANVFHAGDGNLHPLILFDGRQAGALERAEALAGRILKLCIEMGGSITGEHGVGVEKLEYLPAMYNADEIDCMMRLRAAFDPLCIANPGKKFPRPSAR, from the coding sequence ATGTCCGACACCCTCCATCGCCTGGCTGCCCTGCTCCCGCCTGATCGGTTGCTGACCAGGCCGGCGCAACTCGCAGCCTACGAAAGCGACGCCCTGACCGCCTACCGCACCCGCCCCCTGGCTGTCGCCATACCGGAGACGACGGATGAGGTAGTCGCGCTCGTTCGTTTCTGCCATCAGGAGCGGTTGCCGTTCGTCGCGCGCGGCAGCGGCACCAGTCTTTCAGGTGGTTCGCTTCCGGTTGCCGACGGCATCGTCATTGCCCTCAACCGACTGACGCGCATACGGCGGCTTGATGCGGCACAGCGGATTGCCATCGTGGAGCCGGGCGTCGTGAACGCCCAGGTATCGCTGGCTGCCGCGCCGCACGGCCTTCACTACGCGCCTGATCCCTCGAGCGCCTTGATCTGCACTATTGGCGGCAATGTCGCCTTCAACTCCGGCGGCGCCCATTGCCTCAAGTACGGCATGACCGCCAACCATATCCTCGGGATCAAGGCCGTGCTTCCCACCGGCGAAGTCGTCGAATGGGGCAGCGCGAGCCGCGAGCAAATCGGTCCGGACTGGTGCGGCCTGTTCAACGGAAACGAGGGCCTGTTCGGCATCGCTCTGGAAATCACCCTCCAGTTGCTACCCAGGGCTGAGTGCTACCACACCGTTCTGGCTGGCTATCGCACACTTGAGCAAGCCGGCGACGCGGTCTCCGCAGTAATTGCCAGCGGGCTGCTGCCCGGCGCAATCGAGATTATGGACGCGCTCGCACTCGATGCCGCCGTAGCCGCTGTCCACTCCGAGTATCCTCCCGGCTGCGGAGCCGTCCTGATCGTCGAACTGGAAGGCCCTCGCGAAGTCGTTGCCACCGACCGCGTGCGTCTCGATGCCATCATCGCCGGGAGCAAACCAATTGAAATGCGCCCCGCTCGCGACGCCGACGAACGAATGATCATCTGGAAGGGACGCAAGAGCGCCTTCAGCGCGGTCGGCCGCCTCTCGCCTGACTTCATTGTCCAGGACGGCGTCGTGCCGCGCCGCCGGCTGGGGGAGGCCCTCCGCCGCATTGGCGAGATGTCGCGCGAGACCGGCATACGCGTTGCCAACGTCTTCCACGCCGGCGACGGCAACCTCCATCCCCTGATCCTCTTTGACGGACGCCAGGCCGGCGCCCTCGAACGCGCCGAAGCCCTGGCCGGTCGTATCCTCAAACTCTGCATCGAGATGGGCGGCTCTATCACCGGTGAGCACGGCGTTGGCGTCGAGAAGCTCGAGTACCTCCCGGCCATGTATAACGCGGACGAGATAGACTGTATGATGCGCCTGCGCGCTGCCTTCGATCCTCTCTGCATCGCCAATCCCGGTAAGAAGTTCCCGCGACCTAGCGCCCGATGA
- a CDS encoding sugar porter family MFS transporter produces the protein MTTNSEAVAGAAPGGGRCNLAYIWSISLVAALGGLLFGYDWVVISGADLFYEKYFHLVSASDVGWAKSCALVGCLLGALVSGGLSDRLGRKRLLLLAALLFTVSSLGTGLAASYQLFVGWRIIGGVAIGLASNLSPMYIAEIAPADTRGKMVSLNQLTIVIGILVAQLANWLIAQPTPPGATAEQILASWNGQYGWRWMFAATSVPSVLFLLGLLFVPESPRWLVRNRQDAKARAVLERIGGESYAGTALAEIKATLANEVVRVNFRELILAPRMRAILLLGAGLAFLQQWCGINVIFYYAKDVFAAAGYQVSDILLNIVIIGLANLTFTFVAMFTVDRVGRRFLMLAGWIGLTIIYLLLGASQVAGLQGVPLVILVVAAIGCYACTLAPVVWVVLSEIFPNRIRGAAMSVAVFVLWTGCFTLTYSFPWLNAKLGAAGTYWVYAGICLFGFFYVRARLPETKGKTLEVIERELVD, from the coding sequence ATGACCACAAACTCCGAGGCGGTTGCCGGGGCTGCTCCCGGGGGCGGCCGCTGCAACCTGGCTTACATCTGGTCTATCTCACTGGTCGCGGCGTTGGGGGGGCTGCTCTTTGGCTACGATTGGGTGGTCATTAGCGGCGCGGACTTGTTCTATGAAAAGTACTTCCACCTTGTATCAGCTTCCGATGTGGGATGGGCCAAGAGCTGCGCACTGGTTGGCTGCCTTTTGGGCGCGCTGGTTTCCGGCGGGCTGAGCGATCGCCTTGGGCGGAAGCGGTTGCTGCTTCTGGCCGCTCTCCTTTTCACCGTATCATCCCTGGGAACGGGGCTTGCCGCTTCTTACCAGCTCTTCGTGGGCTGGCGCATCATCGGCGGCGTCGCCATCGGTCTCGCCTCGAACTTGTCGCCCATGTATATCGCTGAAATCGCGCCCGCAGACACGCGCGGGAAGATGGTGTCCTTGAATCAGCTGACGATCGTGATCGGCATCCTCGTGGCGCAACTGGCCAACTGGCTCATTGCCCAGCCCACCCCGCCGGGCGCGACGGCAGAGCAAATCCTTGCCTCGTGGAACGGGCAATATGGCTGGCGCTGGATGTTCGCCGCGACGTCAGTTCCATCGGTTCTGTTTCTGCTCGGCTTGTTGTTCGTGCCCGAAAGCCCCCGCTGGCTTGTGCGGAACCGCCAGGACGCCAAGGCCCGGGCAGTACTGGAGCGCATCGGCGGGGAGTCTTATGCCGGCACCGCGCTGGCCGAGATCAAGGCCACCCTGGCCAACGAAGTTGTGCGGGTGAATTTTCGTGAGTTGATCCTTGCCCCACGCATGAGAGCCATACTGCTATTGGGCGCAGGCCTGGCGTTCCTCCAGCAATGGTGCGGCATCAACGTTATCTTCTACTACGCGAAAGACGTGTTTGCGGCAGCCGGTTACCAGGTCTCGGACATCCTGCTCAATATCGTCATCATCGGGCTGGCGAACCTGACCTTTACCTTCGTGGCCATGTTCACGGTGGATCGAGTGGGGCGCCGTTTTCTCATGCTGGCCGGCTGGATCGGCCTCACGATCATCTACCTGCTCCTGGGGGCGAGCCAGGTGGCCGGGCTCCAAGGTGTGCCGCTGGTTATCCTCGTGGTGGCGGCGATCGGCTGCTATGCCTGCACCCTGGCGCCGGTGGTCTGGGTGGTGCTCTCGGAAATCTTTCCTAACCGCATCCGCGGCGCCGCAATGTCCGTGGCGGTGTTTGTCCTTTGGACCGGCTGCTTTACCCTGACCTACTCATTCCCCTGGCTTAACGCGAAGCTCGGCGCCGCGGGCACCTATTGGGTCTACGCCGGCATTTGCCTCTTCGGCTTCTTCTACGTGCGGGCCAGGCTTCCGGAGACCAAAGGCAAGACCCTCGAAGTCATCGAACGCGAACTGGTGGACTGA
- a CDS encoding FAD-binding protein — translation MSEPLTPATPAALAEAVRSHPRVLAVGAHTKPRLSQVPGEVTLLSTRALRGIVEYEPDEFTFSALAGTSVSEIGQALAEKGQYLPFDPLWLEAGATLGGTVASGVSGPGRFRFGGVRDFILGIRFVDGLGRLLRMGGKVVKNCAGFDLPKFMVGSLGRYGALTEVTFKVFPTPPSRLTLKLPTAGVEAAACLLTGAANSRWECDALELLPDGKTVCLRLAGPASAIEALSREILARWPGQTLSAAQADAAWAELREFRWTHPGGTLVKVAITPSAVASLHAATGALDGTRVHISAGGNVAFVSLPASAESTALQARLRDLGLPAVTLCGNGPLWCGARATPAVAAAVKHALDPHDRFPSTED, via the coding sequence ATGAGCGAGCCCCTGACACCTGCAACCCCCGCCGCGCTGGCTGAAGCCGTGCGTTCCCACCCGCGCGTGCTGGCGGTCGGCGCGCACACCAAGCCGCGCCTTTCGCAGGTGCCGGGCGAGGTGACCTTGCTATCCACGCGAGCCCTGCGGGGCATTGTGGAATACGAACCGGACGAATTCACCTTCAGCGCTCTCGCCGGCACCTCAGTGAGCGAGATTGGCCAGGCCCTGGCGGAGAAAGGCCAATACCTGCCCTTTGACCCGCTGTGGCTCGAAGCGGGCGCAACGCTGGGCGGCACTGTGGCTTCAGGCGTCAGCGGGCCGGGACGCTTCCGCTTCGGCGGTGTGCGAGACTTCATCCTGGGCATTCGGTTCGTGGACGGTTTGGGGCGTTTGCTCCGGATGGGCGGCAAAGTGGTGAAGAACTGCGCCGGCTTCGACCTTCCCAAGTTCATGGTTGGCAGCCTCGGTCGTTACGGCGCTCTGACCGAGGTTACGTTCAAAGTGTTCCCCACCCCACCCTCGCGCCTCACGCTGAAGCTGCCGACCGCCGGCGTCGAAGCCGCCGCATGCCTGCTTACCGGCGCCGCCAACTCCCGATGGGAGTGTGACGCGCTTGAACTCCTCCCTGACGGCAAAACGGTCTGCCTGCGCCTGGCCGGTCCCGCCTCCGCAATCGAGGCCCTCTCGCGCGAGATCCTGGCCCGCTGGCCCGGGCAAACCCTCTCTGCCGCCCAGGCGGACGCCGCCTGGGCTGAACTGCGGGAGTTTCGCTGGACGCACCCCGGCGGAACTTTGGTTAAAGTGGCCATCACCCCCTCGGCAGTGGCGTCGTTGCATGCCGCCACGGGCGCGCTGGACGGCACGCGTGTTCACATCAGCGCCGGCGGCAACGTCGCATTTGTCTCCCTGCCAGCATCGGCCGAATCCACTGCCTTGCAAGCGCGTCTGCGCGACCTGGGACTGCCCGCTGTTACCCTCTGCGGCAACGGGCCGCTCTGGTGCGGCGCGCGGGCGACTCCGGCGGTTGCCGCCGCGGTCAAACACGCGTTGGACCCGCACGACCGCTTTCCCTCAACGGAGGACTGA
- a CDS encoding heterodisulfide reductase-related iron-sulfur binding cluster, whose protein sequence is MLHAIHPEQHGPLGEAMAHAVQACVHCGFCLSVCPTYAELREEMDSPRGRIVLMKLVLEGSLGWESAQPHIDRCLGCLACEPACPSGVAYRDLISPFRTLAAGKFRRSGADKLRHWLAGQTIPYPSRFRLAVRAAGAGRAMRPLVPAALRSMLDLAPPCVPSAQTWPSVTPARGERRARVALLTGCAQQVLDPDINTATIEVLSRNGVEVLVPGAQSCCGGLAWHTGDWDAARAFARRNLTAFPADVDAIVTNAAGCGSAMREYQLILRGTPEEAMAEAFSKRVVDVSVFLARLGLRERPPSNGRPQRIAYHDACHLAQAQNVRREPRDLLRAIPGVQLLELPDPHICCGSAGSYNLDQPAIASALGEKKAKSVLATGAEMLATGNIGCLTQLRAHFAKLGSNLPVRHTIQVLRDAYTSPPPRS, encoded by the coding sequence ATGCTTCACGCCATTCACCCAGAGCAGCACGGCCCCCTCGGCGAGGCAATGGCCCACGCCGTGCAAGCCTGCGTGCACTGCGGCTTCTGCCTTTCGGTCTGCCCGACGTACGCCGAGCTCCGCGAAGAAATGGACAGCCCCCGCGGACGCATCGTGTTGATGAAGCTGGTGCTGGAGGGCAGCCTCGGATGGGAATCCGCGCAGCCGCACATTGACCGCTGTCTGGGCTGCCTGGCCTGTGAGCCCGCCTGTCCCAGCGGTGTCGCCTATCGCGACCTCATCAGCCCGTTCCGCACCTTGGCCGCAGGCAAGTTTCGCCGTTCTGGCGCTGACAAACTGCGGCACTGGCTGGCGGGTCAAACGATCCCCTATCCTTCGCGATTCCGGCTTGCCGTCCGCGCGGCGGGGGCGGGCCGCGCCATGCGCCCGCTCGTGCCAGCCGCCCTGCGATCAATGCTCGACCTCGCTCCGCCGTGCGTGCCGTCGGCACAAACCTGGCCGAGTGTCACCCCGGCCCGTGGCGAGCGCCGTGCCCGCGTCGCTTTGCTTACCGGCTGCGCCCAGCAGGTGCTCGATCCCGACATCAACACCGCCACCATTGAAGTATTGTCCCGAAATGGGGTCGAAGTTCTCGTCCCCGGCGCTCAAAGTTGCTGTGGCGGCCTGGCTTGGCACACCGGCGACTGGGACGCCGCCCGCGCCTTCGCGCGCCGCAACCTCACCGCCTTTCCCGCAGACGTTGACGCTATTGTCACCAACGCTGCCGGGTGCGGGTCGGCCATGCGTGAATACCAACTCATTCTGCGCGGCACACCCGAGGAGGCCATGGCCGAAGCCTTCAGTAAGCGGGTGGTGGATGTGTCTGTGTTCCTGGCCAGGCTGGGTTTGCGCGAAAGGCCCCCCAGCAACGGCCGTCCGCAACGCATCGCGTATCACGACGCTTGTCACCTGGCTCAGGCCCAGAACGTCCGCCGCGAGCCCCGCGACCTGCTGCGGGCCATCCCAGGCGTTCAGTTGTTGGAGCTGCCGGACCCTCACATTTGCTGCGGCAGCGCCGGCTCGTATAACCTCGACCAACCCGCCATCGCCTCTGCCCTGGGCGAGAAGAAGGCCAAGTCCGTGCTTGCCACCGGCGCCGAGATGCTTGCCACCGGCAACATTGGCTGCCTCACCCAGCTCCGTGCGCACTTCGCCAAGCTCGGCTCCAATCTCCCGGTCCGTCACACCATCCAAGTCCTCCGCGACGCATATACTTCGCCACCGCCCCGGAGCTGA
- the nagB gene encoding glucosamine-6-phosphate deaminase, which translates to MEVIIQPNKEAAASLAARIVARELRTNPHLVLGLATGQTMECLYRHLVRLHQTEKLDFSLCRTFNLDEYVGLFPADPNSYRYYMNHHLFRHVNVDLRNTHLPNGLAENLEGECRHYEATIKGFGGIDLQVLGIGKAGHIGFNEPLSALYSRTRVKALTPTTLKQNSGAFGGEDKMPRRAITMGVGTILECRRCLLLATGDSKAKVIAQAVEGPITSMVSATALQLHPRSTVIVDEEAAANLAEKDYYRWIFDNEPEWEDYR; encoded by the coding sequence ATGGAAGTCATCATACAACCGAATAAGGAAGCCGCCGCCAGCCTGGCCGCCCGTATTGTCGCCCGCGAACTCCGCACCAACCCGCACCTCGTCCTGGGCCTGGCCACCGGCCAGACGATGGAATGCCTCTATCGCCACCTCGTCCGCCTGCACCAGACCGAGAAACTCGACTTCTCCCTCTGCCGCACCTTCAACCTCGACGAGTATGTCGGCCTGTTCCCCGCCGACCCCAATTCCTACCGCTACTACATGAACCACCACCTGTTCCGCCACGTGAACGTGGACCTCCGCAACACGCACCTGCCCAATGGCCTGGCGGAGAACCTCGAGGGGGAATGCCGCCATTACGAGGCCACCATCAAAGGGTTTGGCGGCATTGACCTGCAAGTTCTCGGCATCGGCAAAGCCGGCCACATCGGCTTTAATGAACCCCTCTCCGCCCTCTATTCCCGCACCCGGGTCAAAGCCCTCACTCCCACCACCCTAAAGCAAAATTCGGGGGCTTTTGGCGGCGAGGACAAGATGCCGCGCCGCGCCATAACGATGGGCGTCGGCACCATCCTCGAATGCCGCCGTTGCCTGCTCCTGGCCACCGGCGACAGCAAGGCGAAGGTCATCGCCCAGGCCGTCGAAGGTCCCATCACCAGCATGGTCTCCGCCACCGCCCTCCAGCTCCACCCACGCTCGACCGTCATTGTGGACGAGGAAGCCGCCGCCAATCTCGCCGAGAAGGACTACTACCGCTGGATCTTCGACAACGAGCCCGAGTGGGAGGATTACCGCTGA
- a CDS encoding response regulator transcription factor, translating into MDSSQPGAAAQQGRKINVVLVDDSAPARTMLARLLAPYLQVRIAGQAENGADGLALASRLQPDLVIADLQMPGLNGLQLVQQLRQLYPAMRSLITSVYDSPTCQTASLRHGADAFIGKRRLLEEFPRLLASYFPEAMELDPTACIV; encoded by the coding sequence ATGGATTCGTCACAGCCAGGTGCTGCGGCCCAACAGGGCCGCAAGATCAACGTCGTCCTGGTGGATGACTCAGCCCCGGCCCGGACCATGCTGGCGCGCTTGCTGGCTCCTTACCTCCAAGTCCGCATCGCCGGGCAGGCGGAAAATGGGGCGGATGGCCTTGCCCTGGCCTCGCGGCTCCAGCCCGACCTGGTCATTGCCGATCTGCAAATGCCGGGCCTGAACGGCCTCCAATTGGTTCAGCAGCTTCGTCAGCTCTACCCCGCGATGCGTTCGCTCATCACCTCCGTGTACGACAGCCCCACCTGCCAAACCGCAAGCCTGCGGCACGGAGCGGACGCGTTTATCGGCAAGCGGCGCCTGCTCGAAGAATTCCCCCGCCTGCTGGCATCCTACTTCCCTGAGGCCATGGAACTCGATCCCACCGCCTGCATCGTATGA
- a CDS encoding FAD-dependent oxidoreductase, with translation MSVQLSRRGFVKSAGGFLAGASLGCPTSETAANGASTPATRQCDVLVCGGGPAGFAAAVNAARLGAKTLLVERCGRLGGMGVTGLVGPLMGRVQSAFVEEVLRRIGGRRPVQERLDLDYAAMIQEAGGDILLHAWVMEALRRGQRVIGVRALTKEGILELRAGVVVDATGDGDVACLAGAAYETGRPGDRLAQPVSIQYRVGGVDSARALLCGSEEEALAVRVPEGVWADVVHQGQQAGELPASIGVIRVYLSSYANERIINATQVNGIDGTRVQDLTRAELEGRKQAFQVLDFLRKHAPGFEKAYVSAMPAMIGVRETRRIRGVKYLTREEVIRGRRHPDAVVRSADFVVDIHNPVGPGQAEGFAAKAKPYDIPYGCLVPEKIEGMLLAGRCISGSHDAHASYRVQCIVMAIGAAAGVAAALAARHKLPPRKLDVGQIQQTLDRVV, from the coding sequence ATGAGTGTGCAACTCAGTCGCCGTGGATTCGTGAAATCTGCGGGTGGATTCCTGGCAGGCGCGTCGCTTGGTTGCCCGACGTCAGAGACGGCAGCTAACGGCGCAAGCACTCCTGCCACCAGGCAATGCGATGTGTTGGTCTGCGGTGGTGGCCCGGCCGGATTTGCGGCGGCGGTGAATGCCGCGCGGCTAGGTGCGAAAACGCTGCTGGTCGAGAGGTGCGGGCGACTCGGCGGCATGGGCGTCACCGGATTGGTTGGCCCCCTTATGGGGCGGGTGCAAAGTGCTTTCGTGGAGGAAGTGCTCCGGCGTATCGGCGGCCGCCGCCCAGTCCAGGAACGGCTGGACCTCGATTATGCGGCGATGATTCAGGAAGCGGGCGGCGACATCCTCCTGCATGCCTGGGTGATGGAAGCATTGCGGCGCGGTCAGCGGGTGATCGGCGTGCGTGCGTTGACTAAAGAGGGCATTCTCGAACTGCGCGCCGGTGTCGTGGTGGACGCTACTGGTGATGGCGACGTGGCCTGCCTGGCGGGCGCGGCTTATGAGACGGGCCGTCCGGGCGATCGGTTGGCCCAGCCGGTTTCAATTCAATACCGCGTGGGCGGCGTGGATTCCGCGCGGGCATTGCTTTGTGGCAGTGAGGAGGAAGCCCTGGCGGTACGAGTGCCAGAGGGCGTCTGGGCGGATGTCGTTCATCAGGGCCAACAGGCCGGCGAACTGCCCGCCAGCATCGGCGTCATCCGGGTTTACCTTTCATCCTACGCCAACGAACGGATTATCAATGCCACCCAGGTCAACGGCATTGACGGCACGCGCGTCCAGGACTTGACGCGCGCGGAGTTGGAGGGACGCAAGCAGGCGTTCCAGGTGCTGGACTTTCTGCGCAAACACGCTCCAGGATTTGAGAAGGCTTACGTCTCCGCCATGCCCGCGATGATCGGGGTGCGGGAAACCCGGCGCATCCGGGGCGTCAAGTATCTGACCCGGGAAGAAGTAATACGAGGGCGGCGTCATCCCGATGCGGTGGTGCGGTCAGCGGATTTCGTGGTGGACATCCATAACCCGGTCGGCCCCGGCCAGGCCGAGGGGTTCGCTGCCAAGGCCAAGCCCTACGACATACCCTACGGCTGCCTGGTGCCGGAGAAGATCGAGGGGATGCTGCTGGCCGGACGCTGCATCAGCGGCAGCCACGACGCGCATGCTTCCTACCGCGTGCAGTGCATCGTGATGGCGATCGGGGCCGCCGCCGGGGTGGCCGCCGCGCTGGCGGCCCGGCACAAACTGCCTCCGCGCAAGCTCGACGTCGGTCAAATCCAGCAGACGCTTGATCGCGTTGTTTGA